From a region of the Tachypleus tridentatus isolate NWPU-2018 chromosome 1, ASM421037v1, whole genome shotgun sequence genome:
- the LOC143254343 gene encoding G protein-coupled receptor 161-like gives MANNSENDVREDDDDSFLPYALKEEILLEFYTVALFIVLVTSLISNGLVFLIFYKKPLLRTTSNYFVLNLSLTHFLQVIFVLPFTLLTLIYRDWLFGDLWCHMSETLSLCLNVETVFSLLLIATDRNSAVNSPLQYKTTTTKKRICFLIASTWFLAMLVSFPPFLGLTPIKYEYSWHSCVSLATQTGYTTMFYSSALTLLGFILPFFYTIWIYCTLFKAAQANNARTPKNSLGTVTSYLKIPVESPLKMSNTSFYKMRPCHRCSSSSQVSLFGKEWKAVRTVLLVVLSFSGCWGPYFFVVCLNSYIRQDAWMPNYLPLLVIFLSYSSCVIDPYIYVFRNQTLQRHIRKLFLSRASNDIPVSGKKIDYISRASRLRLKTENNGLKKLIRQSLPVRLTNKRNYLPNSDSQYRPVQEQKCVCCVIPEAGTQGAFTCNLQQYISYQPQTHYTNSTACKEVAIERAERSVIFYLSGAPLVTSSWRH, from the coding sequence ATGGCCAACAATTCTGAAAATGATGTCCGAGAAGATGATGACGACAGTTTTTTACCATATGCCTTAAAAGAGGAAATCCTGCTCGAATTTTACACTGTTGCTCTATTTATTGTGCTGGTCACTAGTCTAATTAGCAACGGGCTAGTTTTcctaatattttataagaaaccaCTGTTAAGGACAACTTCTAATTATTTCGTTCTTAACCTATCACTAACACATTTTCTGCAGGTGATATTCGTGCTTCCTTTCACTCTGTTAACACTCATATACCGAGACTGGTTATTTGGCGACCTATGGTGTCACATGAGTGAAACGCTATCTTTATGTCTTAATGTGGAAACAGTTTTCTCATTGCTGCTGATTGCCACAGACAGAAATAGTGCAGTTAATAGTCCGTTACAATACAAAACAACCACTACTAAAAAAAGAATCTGTTTTCTTATTGCTAGCACATGGTTTCTAGCTATGCTTGTAAGTTTTCCACCATTTCTTGGCTTGACACCCATAAAGTACGAATACTCTTGGCATAGCTGCGTAAGCCTAGCGACACAGACAGGTTACACGACCATGTTTTACAGTTCTGCACTAACGTTGCTGGGATTCATTTTGCCCTTCTTCTATACAATTTGGATTTATTGCACGCTCTTCAAAGCCGCTCAAGCTAACAACGCACGCACCCCTAAAAACTCTCTTGGCACTGTTACTTCATATCTTAAGATTCCTGTAGAGAGTCCACTAAAAATGTCAAACACGTCGTTCTATAAGATGAGACCTTGTCATCGATGTTCCAGCTCTAGCCAGGTTTCTCTGTTTGGTAAAGAGTGGAAAGCAGTACGGACAGTGCTTTTGGTTGTGCTTTCCTTTTCCGGCTGTTGGGGACCATATTTCTTCGTTGTTTGTCTAAATTCTTACATCAGACAAGATGCTTGGATGCCGAATTACTTACCGCTGTTGGTAATTTTTTTGTCTTATAGTTCATGTGTTATTGATCCATATATCTATGTCTTTCGCAACCAAACACTTCAGAGGCAcataagaaaactatttttatctaGAGCTTCCAATGATATTCCAGTATCTGGCAAAAAAATTGATTACATATCTCGTGCCAGTCGTCTGCgtttgaaaacagaaaataatggACTGAAGAAGCTTATTCGTCAGAGCTTGCCAGTACGTTTAACCAATAAGCGAAATTATCTTCCGAATTCGGACAGCCAGTACAGACCAGTTCAAGAACAAAAGTGTGTGTGCTGTGTTATTCCTGAAGCCGGTACACAAGGGGCATTTACTTGTAACCTACAGCAGTATATTTCTTATCAACCACAAACACACTATACTAATTCAACCGCATGCAAAGAAGTTGCAATAGAAAGAGCAGAAAGATCTGTTATATTCTATCTAAGCGGTGCTCCACTTGTTACATCCTCATGGAGACACTAA